AGTTatcaagcaaagcaaagcaattGGAGATTTGGGTATGAATGGCGGGTTGGAGGGACGGATTGGATGGATCTGGGCGCGGGGGGCAAAGACTCGGCACGATCAGGAAGCACAGCATTGCCGGCAAGCAGGCTGCCGCTGTCGatggcagatgcagctgctggtgctAGAAGGAAGAGACAAGTGCAGTTCTGGCGGTATAGACAGACGCAGATTCACGCACCAGGCCTTGTCGCTGCTCCTTGTCCAGAGGGCTCTGCGACTGCGGTTTGGGGTCTGGCGCATCGGCCATGATGCCGCCAGCGTGGGAGTTGGCGTGGAAGCGCAGATACGACGACGGGGCGACAAAGGGCGGCGGCAGGGCGATGCTGGTCGGGCGCTGCTGCCTGCCGAGCGTTGAAGTTGCCGAggaagatgcagatgcagatgtaGAAGTAGATGTAGATGCGGCTTCAGCCTCGTCGCAGCCGGTGTCGGGTCTGTTGCGGGATGCAGATCCAGGCAATGGTGATCCAAGGCCAGATGCAGGTGTCGATCCAGATTCAGGCTCCGGGCCGGGTTCGGGTCTGGAGGCGGCAgctttggctctggctggcGTTGCCGGTGCTGACGTAAACGGCggtgatgctggtgatgctgatgctgacgCCGATGTTGTTGAAGTCGTCAAGGCCGCAGCAAAtcggctgttgctgttgttgttgtcgctgTCGTTGCCTGGTCCAGACGACGCAGAttcggctgctggagctctgcCACGGACTCTCCCGCTATCGctatcagcagcagccggtgCGGGGATTGTTGCtactggctgctgcagctgagcgCTAACGGCCTCTGCATTTCCCTCCATTCCAGCGTCTCACAGGCCCTGGAGAGGCGCCCCAGAAACCAAAATCGGCCTGATTGGGTTGGGGGGTGATGTCAGCGGGTTttgttcctctttttctctgctgCAGTTCGTCAGCAAGCTGCAGATGGCGAGGCGAGCAGAAACCGGCGGCGATGTATATTTACATGCAGTCAAGGCTTATGCCTCTTGGTGTTTTggtgtttttatttttttgggaCACCACGGAACATTTAATTGTCGTGTTAGATGCGAAACTGGACGAAACGGGCAGCCCTCTGGTAGATCTCTacgaactttttttttattacccgtacatgtacctacattGTGAGGCGGCGCCTGCGGCTATTTCATTCCGCGCAAATAAAATCGGCCACAGCGCTAAATGCTGGAGCGAGCTGTTTGATCCGAGACAAAGAAGTGGCGTGGTCTTGGACGCGGTATTTTGTTTCGTGCCAATTGGATTGCTTGCataaattattaagaaaCGGAAGATgccgtttttttttggtttttttggTACTTGTATTTTACTTTTGTTTCAACCTCTTTTTGGTTGTTGATTCGCCCATTGGTCAAGTCAAGCTTTCTTAACGGCAGTAGATAGACTCCAAGCTCTATCATTGCAACTACCGCGTCCTACAAGCAGAGTCAACATTGGCATTGGATACTAGTAGAGTTGCCCTCATATTCTACCCGGTGATGGTGAGATTGACTGCCCTAATTGATGCCAAGAAAGCCACTGATATCGTTGTCGGCTCATGCTTCTATCACTTATACACAATTGATATCCGACAGTCCTACGCCCGTGAAGAGTCATCATTGAACCACTCTCGGTCTGCTAACGTCACCCTGCCGGATTCATCGTCGGACCCCAGACCCTGaatgctttcttctcttttcttttctttccttctttttctcttgaaTGCACCTGTTTACTTGTGGTAGTAGATACTCGTATTCCTGCAGGACCCAAAGTATGGGCTGCATGCTGACTGATCTGCTGCAGAGCAAACACCATCCCGCTCCCGCCGCAGCGATAAGATGGCAGGATTACACGTATGTGCATACATGGTACATGGATGATGCAGAATGTCATGTTAGTTTCTTTTGGGGTACCGCAATCGTTGATTATGTCGCATGAAGTCATATTTGGGGCTTATCGCACTTTTCCGGGAGGGTCTCCAGGGTAGACAGATATGGATGGCTTCAAGTTCAAGTACCTGCAACTACATGCACCAAAAAAACAGGGCTGGTCGACGCATTCAGCAGTCTCGTTGTTTCTGGCTGCTCACGGCTTCATATTGCGCGGCCACGTTGTTGAGCCATGGATGGAATATAGAGGGCCACCAACATCCATAAAACTCAATCACATGGTGCGGCCAAGGTTCGAGAGCCAAGCCCACTCTCatctggcgatggcgcaTCTCCGCCTTTTTGGCTCGCAAACATCTGTTTAACCGACATACGAGCACATGTATGCACTTGAACGGGGAGACTATCGGTGAGCCTGTCTGTATGTACGCGTGTCGTGCcgggaaaggaaaagagaaaaaactGGTGACAAATTGCAATGACCGACTGCTGGACAATCGCCTTGCCTCGCCCCATCCGCCATTATCGTCGTAGCCGCCTTTATCACAAAAAACCATCGGCACCAATGGGCTCCATGACAGCTGGACTCGCAGGTCCCGGCCCAGCTACAGTACATGCACATTCAGTCTTTGCAAACGGACTTGTACATGCACACTGTATCTCCCTGTGCCATTACATACAGCAGACTGCATGTACATACGTGGTTTGCGGAGCCTCCCCTCCCAATTGATGCGGTGCTCTGCTGGCTAGCTGCTCATCAGGCCCCAAGCGCTGCGAATGAGACGGCACCGGGCAGAGACCCTTGCTGTGCATAGAAACTCTGCTTTGTATGGCATGGCGTGAACACGTAGGATCCCGAACAAGTCAATCATGCCGCAGAGCAGAGATTTTAGCAGAGCCAAGTGCCTACATCAATGGATGGACCAATGGATGGGCCGATGGACGGGAGCAATGAGTTGAGATGCTGAGGCAAGACGGagcaaagaggagaggagtAAAGAGGAGGGCATCTGCTGTTCTGTGGTGCATATGCAGCACATCTTGTACAACAATGGCTGCATGGTTTGTTTCATCGACATCATGCCGCTCACCAATAGTCAGTCACTAACAGACCATCACCAACCAACCGATGGATGCCTGATGACTCGTCCAGAGCCCCCAGTCTGGAGACCTGATGCGACGTTATCGACAGCATCCCACGACTGAGAAGCAGAtccaagctctgctgctcgcGACCCCATCTCGGTATCCTCTTGCCTCCATCCAGGCATTATAAACGTACAAGTAACCGTCCCCGTCCACATGTACAAAGTCAGGCGTCCTCTTACCGCACGGTGGGCCAGCCATTATCGCCAGAGCCCGCCTCTCTGAGCCCTTGGCTAGTGCCTTAGTGCTGCCAGCAGTCTCCGTACTATCCCCAAAGGCGCCCAAGCAGGAGGCATGGGGGATGAAGATACTTTGGGGGGATGCGCAGTAGCTTGTACTTGGACATGTGCCTGAATTCTGTAGATGGTCAAAGTAGACGGTACCTGCTGCTCTCTCCATCACAGGCCAGGGTCTCGTTTTTCTGACGATTTTCTGTCGCCCCCTGCAACCCAAAAGCGCCTAACAAGTCGttatgcagcagcagtcccTTTCCAGcccttgccttttcttcttctttgcaattctttcttccctGGATCGGATCTTAAAGGGCATCGTCGCTGCATCGTCACCGCATCGCTTCTCTTGTCCGATTCTTCTTGCCATTTCGCTGCCCCTCCTTGTTCTGCACTAGACTTTATCTTTTTGCCTGCCGCGAACACCAGCTGCTCGTACACGCCTCTTCCAGTGAACTGGACGCTTATACACGGGCAATTACTCACTACAGCATCGActcactgctgctgcgacaCAGGCCCTAATACCCGCCAGGCTCTAGTTCCAGTGGCCCAGCCAGCCCAAGCagaaaagctgctgctgcgaggaCCCGCCCTTTCGTCACGCTCCCGTTGCCGTGGCCCATCCTGGTGCTGGACTCGCCGCAAAGTACCCTGGCGCATCCACTCGCCGCAGAGGTACTTGTCCGCTATTAGGTGCCGTAGCGCTGCCCATTTAGAGGTGCCGCTAGCGGTAGCAgctccatcaccaccgcctaATAAgcacagcagcggcatcaacaAAGAACCTCCCAAAACATTTATCAATCTCCGCCCGTCTTCAttcttcgctcttctcttcccgcCAGCCTCTGCGCCCGCCCGCTCTACAGTCGACCAGAAGCCccagccgctgccgccatggGTATTTGCCACTCGACGTGCTGCGGAGGTGAGTCCAGGCGCCGGCCCTGCTGCTCGCCGACTTTTGCTAACGGCCGATTCCTTGTTTCCAGGGCGAGCCCGCGATGGCCTCTACGAGCCCGCGCTCGCCGACAGTGAGCGAGAGGCAGTCGCCGATCTGCTCCAGTATCTCGAAAACGTGCGTCTATCcagggccttgatgatgctgctgctgttcgaTGCTGCCGGCCATCATTCCTCCGCTCTTGTTGTGTTTCGAAGCTGACCCTGTCTACCCCCCGAGTTGCAGCGCGGCGAGaccgacttcttctccggCGAACCGCTCCGAGCCCTGAGCACGCTGGTCTTTTCCGAAAACATTGACCTACAACGCAGCGCCAGCTTGACCTTTGCCGAAATCACAGAACGAGGTATGCCGTGTCGCCAAACAGCTTTCGCAGCGGTTTCCGGAGCTGCCACGCAAGGGCGGTGACGCAGGTGCTGACTCCAAACCACGTAGATGTCCGCGAAGTCGACCGCGATACCCTCGAGCCCATCTTGTTTCTGCTACAGAGCCCCGATATCGAGGTACAGAGAGCGGCCAGTGCAGCGCTTGGAAACCTCGCCGTCAACAGTAAGAGAGCTCTTCTACATACATGTTGGACAAGATTCTAACCGCCGCGTGTCGCGCATGCACAGCCGAAAACAAAGTACTTATTGTCCAGCTTGGCGGCTTGACTCCTCTCATCCGACAGATGCTGTCGCCAAATGTCGAAGTCCAGTGCAACGCCGTGGGATGCATCACAAACTTGGCTACGCACgaagagaacaaggccaagattgccCGGTCAGGGGCTTTGGGTCCCTTGACCAGACTGGCCAAGAGCAAGGATATGCGAGTCCAGAGGAATGCCACCGGAGCTCTCCTGAACATGACACACTCTGGTGCGTACTTTTTAGTGTTTCCATTCAAAGAAATTCATTGTGccttgaatttttttttttggtgccgAGGATATGGACTTGAGCTAACCGAGTCTGCCTTGATATCAGACGAGAACCGGCAACAGCTTGTCAACGCCGGCGCCATTCccgtccttgtccagctTCTGTCTTCTCCAGATGTCGACGTCCAATACTATTGCACGACCGCTCTGAGTAACATCGCCGTTGATTCCAACAACAGGCGGAAACTGGCTTCTTCAGAGGCAAAGCTCGTCCAGTCCCTCGTCAATCTCATggactcgtcgtcgcccaAGGTGCAATGCCAGGCCGCTTTGGCTCTCCGCAACTTGGCATCCGACGAAAAGTACCAGTTGGATATTGTACGAGCCAACGGACTGCACCCACTGCTTCGCCTCCTCCAGTCATCATACCTCCCTCTCATCCTCTCCGCCGTCGCCTGTATCCGCAACATCTCAATCCACCCCATGAACGAGTCTCCCATTATCGAGGCCAACTTCTTGAAGCCCCTGGTTGATCTCCTGGGCTCCACCGACAACGAAGAGATCCAGTGCCACGCCATCTCAACGCTACGAAACCTGGCTGCCAGCTCGGATCGCAACAAGGCGCTCGTGTTGGAAGCCGGAGCCGTGCAGAAGTGCAAGCAACTGGTGTTGGACGTTCCCGTTACCGTCCAGTCGGAAATGACAGCCGCCATTGCCGTCCTTGCCCTGAGCGACGACCTCAAGTCTCACCTGTTGAACCTCGGAGTATGCGACGTCTTGATTCCCCTTACCCACTCGGAGAGCATCGAAGTACAGGGCAACAGCGCTGCTGCCCTGGGTAACCTGTCTTCCAAAGGTGAGCGCGCACAACCGTTTCTACCAAAGATCCCTAGCTAACAGTGACCATTAGTTGGCGACTACTCCATTTTCGTCCAGAACTGGAACGAGCCCAACGGTGGCGTCCACGGATACCTGTGCCGATTCCTGCAGTCTGGCGACGCCACTTTCCAGCACATTGCTGTCTGGAcactgctgcagctgttCGAATCTGAAGACAAGACGCTGATTGGCCACATCGGAAAGGCCGACGACATAATCGAAAACATTCGAGGCATTGCCAACCGCCAAGTCGAAGCGGACCCcgaggcggaagaggaggacgaaggAGAAGTCATCAACCTGGCGCAGCGAtgcctcgagcttcttggccagaGCAGCCAATCAAAAGCACACATCGAAGGCTAAACGAAGGTTGCCTCGGTTTGCTTTACCGACCCCCCGAGAACGATGGTACTGGACTTTTTATAAATGTTGCTTTAAATCCCGTAAACTAGATTGCGAGGAGGATCAGCGTGGCATGGTGAGGGCGATGGTGTTTTAGGCGTCTCAAGCTTTTTTTTGACTCAGACTAAGCCATGAGGCGCTCTGCCTTGACATCCGAGCTTCGGAATTCTCCTGGGAAGGAAGCCTTTTGCGGTTTCAACCCTCATCACGTTTTGCTTCCgcggctttttttttttgacttgattttttttttcgttttgGTACTTTCACCTCCCCACTTAGCGAAGAATTCCCCGAGGGCGTGTGCTAtttcaaaaaaaagagtccgATTTAACGAAGACGACTACGATGTCGTTTACATGATCCGAAGGAGAAAATAGTGATTCTAGCGGCATGCAAGTCAAAGTGCCATGCTCCCAAGATGGCGGATGTcttgctttttctcttctcttctctttttttcattcttctttttcttatttccttttgTACAAAACATATTACGCAGCCAAGAACTGCGACTGGTTCAGCATGCACGTTGGAATGAAAGTAGAGACAACAAACACAATGATGAGGGTGGACTTGAATGTTTGGGTTTGAGCAAAGCAGATGTACTTAGACGAAGGATATTTTTACATGCTTGACACCCGAATGCTCGCCTGTTTTTGCCCCCGTTTGTCTATCTAGATGCTGGTGACTGGACTTGTTTAATGATGCTATACGTTACTTGGTACAACCGTGCCGTGCCCCTCGttatgtgtgtgtgttttgATAGGAGTCTAGCGTGGATAGTTGTTGGATATCTTGAATGACGAACCGTAGAAGCTGAGTGTTGTGTGTCATGAGTCTATTTTGAGGAGGCCGTCACTGGCCCATTGGCGGTCTTTCCAGGGCAAAATTTTGCCGATAATCTTTCCCTGGATCAAAGCCAGTGGCAGCGGACCAAACTGTCGTGAGTCTCGCGAGGCTGGAAGATTATCTCCCACGATCCAGCAATGGCCCTCGGGAACCTGCCATTGTCAGTCTTTGCTCATATACATCTCTGACCACACAGTTGTCCTAGGATTATTCGTCCATACCTGAATCATCTGCTCCTCGCCCCTCTCGCCCGGCGTTCCCAGCGAGACGTAGTCGCCCGGCAGGCCAATGACGCGCTTGACGCCGTGCTGGGTGGCGAAGATGGGGATCTTGTAGAGGACGAGGTCGCCGACCTTTATGCGGCGGCCGAGGCGGGCGGTCATGTCGGCGGCGATCCAGTCGCCGTCGACGGTGAAGGTGGGCAGCATGGAGGGGCCCTGGGCGGGGGAGACTTGGACGAGGTGGGAGAGGGTGAGGTGGGCGAGGCAGGTGATTTTGAGggtggagatggcgaagcGGAGGGGGTGGCCGATGAGGTGGGAGATCATGGTGATGgcaatggtgatgatggtgtttaTGGTGGTGAGAGAGGGTGGTGTGGAGGGGGCATTGTTTTGTGAGAAGGAGTGAGATGAAGGATTTGAGAGGAGAGTTGAAAAGATGATTGTATGAGATGAGACGTGTTTATGATGAAGCGGTGATGCTTTAAGAGAGGATGCAAAGTTGAGGTTGAGATGAGTTGATATGAGGCCATGACAAGCA
This portion of the Trichoderma atroviride chromosome 6, complete sequence genome encodes:
- a CDS encoding uncharacterized protein (BUSCO:EOG092D1CJS), which produces MGICHSTCCGGRARDGLYEPALADSEREAVADLLQYLENRGETDFFSGEPLRALSTLVFSENIDLQRSASLTFAEITERDVREVDRDTLEPILFLLQSPDIEVQRAASAALGNLAVNTENKVLIVQLGGLTPLIRQMLSPNVEVQCNAVGCITNLATHEENKAKIARSGALGPLTRLAKSKDMRVQRNATGALLNMTHSDENRQQLVNAGAIPVLVQLLSSPDVDVQYYCTTALSNIAVDSNNRRKLASSEAKLVQSLVNLMDSSSPKVQCQAALALRNLASDEKYQLDIVRANGLHPLLRLLQSSYLPLILSAVACIRNISIHPMNESPIIEANFLKPLVDLLGSTDNEEIQCHAISTLRNLAASSDRNKALVLEAGAVQKCKQLVLDVPVTVQSEMTAAIAVLALSDDLKSHLLNLGVCDVLIPLTHSESIEVQGNSAAALGNLSSKVGDYSIFVQNWNEPNGGVHGYLCRFLQSGDATFQHIAVWTLLQLFESEDKTLIGHIGKADDIIENIRGIANRQVEADPEAEEEDEGEVINLAQRCLELLGQSSQSKAHIEG
- a CDS encoding uncharacterized protein (MEROPS:MER0000597~SECRETED:SignalP(1-36)), with amino-acid sequence MISHLIGHPLRFAISTLKITCLAHLTLSHLVQVSPAQGPSMLPTFTVDGDWIAADMTARLGRRIKVGDLVLYKIPIFATQHGVKRVIGLPGDYVSLGTPGERGEEQMIQVPEGHCWIVGDNLPASRDSRQFGPLPLALIQGKIIGKILPWKDRQWASDGLLKIDS